CGTGGCCGCCGCGCGCCGGGATCTGGAGGCCGTCGACCACCGGACCCGCCGAGCGCTGGTGGCCCTGGGCCTCCTCGACGACCCCGCGGGTGCGTGGCTGGTGGCCCGCGTCGCCGGCGGCGAGGGCGCCGGGCCGGGTGTCCACGCGCCGGCTGCGGCGGACCCCCTGACGGCGGTCCTGGCCGCCGTCGAAGCAGACCCCCTGCTCGTCACGGAGCTGCGCACCGCCTGGTCCCAGCACCTGGAGGAGGCCGCCGCGGCCGCGCTGGCAGGCGGTCCCGCCGCGACCCGCCTGCGGGCCGAGGCCCTGCGGCAGCGAGCGCTGGCCGACCCGGCGGGCGCGCCCGCTCTGGCCGCACCCCTGGAGGACGCCGCACGCGCGCTGTGCGCGGTGGACGCCGCGCGCAGCAGCGAGCTCTTCGCCCTGGCCGCCGAGCACCACCGCGAGGTGCCGGCCCGCGCCGCAGCTGCGAGCCGTGCAGCCGAGCTCGCGCTCGCGTGCGGGCGTCACGACCGGGCCCGGCTGCTCGCGGAGCGCGCCGCCGCGCTCACGGACGGTGCCGGTGCGGCGGCGGCTGCGGTGACCTCGCGCTGGAGCGCACTGACGGCGCTCGCCCGCGGTGACCGCGACGCCGCGGCCCTCCACCTCGAGCATCACCTCGGTCGGCAGGTGGGCGCACCGGGCGTCGATCAGGAGCTGCTGGCCACCGCTGCAGCGCTCGTGATGGTGGCCGGGCGGCGCACCGGCGGATGCCGCGCGCTGGAAGCCGCCGCATCGGCGACGCCCGCGCTCGCCGGCCCGCTGCGCTCCCTGGCGCGCCTGGCGCTCCCCTGGCACCTCGCCGTGCCGGACGAGCAGCGGCACTCCCTCGACGACGCGCTCGCCGCGCTGGCCGGGGCCGGCCTCCCGGTGCTCCGACTCGCGGCCGACGCCGGCCGGCTCCTGGGCCGCAGCGACGAGGTCGCCGCTGCGTGCCGGTCCTCGCTGCCCGCGTGGCCCACCACCGGTCCGGCCGCCGTGGACGTGCACCTGGCGCTGGCCGCGTGCGCACTGGACACCGGGGACCTGACCGAGGTGCGCGCCCACGTGCAGGACGCTCGCGCCGCACTGCGCCACGCGCCGCAGGCGGAGGCCGCGGTCCTGCAGGCGGAGCAGCTCGTCGCCTGCCTGGGCAGCACCCGGGTGCCGGACGCGGCGTGGGAGGACGCCAGCGACCTGCCGCCCACCACCGAGCGGGCCGGCGCGGTCTGGTGCCGCGCCCACCGCCACCGCCTGCGTGGAGACCTGGCGTCCGCTGCCGCTGAGCTGCTGCCGCTGTGGCCCGCCGACGAGGCTCCCGCTGACGCCGGCGCCCTCCTCAACGCCCTCCCGACCGTCCACGCCCTGAGCGGCTCCGGCGCTGCGCCCGAGGTGCTCGAGCGCACCGTCCGGCAGGTCACCGCCTGGGCGGAGGGCAGCGGCGCCCCGCTGGCGGTCTCGACCGCGCTGGTGTGCCGCGCCGTGCTCGTGCAGGACCCCCACGCGCAGCAGCAGCTGCTCCGGGAGGCCGTCGAGCGGGGCGGGGACGGCCCGGCCGGAGCGGCCCCGCGCCTGGCGCTCGGCATGCTCCTGCGCAGAGCGCGCCAGGCTGTGGCGGCGCGTGAGCCGCTCGGCGCCGCGCTGCGGGTCTTCGAGCGGCACGGGCTGGCGGCCTTCGCCGAGCTGGCCCGCCGGGAGCTCGACGCCACCGCGCCGCTGCGCCCGGCGCGGCCCATGGGCTCCTCGGTGCTGACCGGCCAGGAGCGCACTGTCGCGACGCTGGCCGCCGAGGGCCTGTCCAACGCCGGTATCGCGCAGAGCCTCGGCATCAGCGCGCGCACCGTGGCCCACCACCTGCAGCACGTCTACGCCAAGCTGGGCGTGTCCGGGCGCCAGGAGCTCGGGCCCCGGCTGGAGGAGCGGTGAGCCGCGCCTCAGCCGAGGTCGCCGGCCTCGCGGGCCCGGGAGGCGGCCTCTCCGCTGCTGCGGACGCCGTACTTGCGGCGCGCTGCCGCCAGGTGCTGCACCACGGTCCCCGGCGCCACGCCGAGCGCCTCGGCGATGCCCGCCGTCGACGACCCCCGCTCCACCAGGAGCAGCACGTCGCGTTCGCGAGGGGTCAGCACCACCTGCACCTCGCGGGACCTCTGGGCGTCGTCCTCGAGCCGCTGCAGCTCCTCCTCGGACAGCAGCACGGCCCGGGAGCCGCTGCTGGTGCAGAAGACCACGCGCACCTCGCCGTCCGCCACGGCGTCGAGCAGCTGGAGCCAGTGGTGGGCGGAGGCGGTGACCTCCTGCCTCGGGTGAGCGGGCATGGGGACGTCCTGTCCGGCGCGTCGGCGGAGGTGCGGGCAGGGTGGCCACCCTACGCGGCGCGTGCCCTCAGGGCCCGTCTCGCGCGCCGCGTCGGCCGGTGGGAGGCACCGGCGTGGTGACCACCGGGCCGGGTGAGCGGGGTGGAGGGGACGGTCTGCACGACCCCCGGCCCCGCGGCAGGGCCGCTCGGGCGGCCCGCGCGCTGCGCGCGGCGGCGCCGAAGGGGCGGCCCCCGCACGACCTCGTCGACCGCCTCGCGGTGGTCGTGACGCAGGCGCTGGGGGTCCAGGGCGCCAGCGTCAGCGCCCTCTTCGCGCCCGGGATGTCCGTGCCGGTGGGCGTCAGCGACCCCCTGGCGGCCCGCGCCGAACAGCTCCAGTTCACCGCGGGGGAGGGCCCCTGCTGGGAGGCCTACCTCACCGGCACGACCGTCGTCGCCGACCTGGCCGACGCGGCTGCGTCGCAGCGCCGATGGCCCGCCTACGCGCGTGCCCTCCGGCACGAGACCGGGTACCAGCTGGTGGTGGCCCTGCCCGTCACGCTCGCGTCGGGCCTGGTCGTCGCCCTCAGCACCTACGAGGCGGACCGCTCGGGCGGCGCCTGGTGGCTGGACGCCGTGCGCGTGGGGTCCGCACTGGGCGAGGTGCTGGACGAGGCGTCCCCGCCGGCCTCGGAGGGCGGGGCCGTGTGGCTCGACTCCTCCACCACCGCCCGGCGCAGCACGGTGTGGACGGCGGAGGCGGTGCTCATCGACAACGCGCCCTTCCTCGACCACGACCGCGCCCTCGACGCCCTGCGCACCTACAGCCTGAGCGAGGGCACGACCGTCGACGACACGGCCGCCGCCCTCGTCGAGGGCCGCCTCACCACGCGCGAGGTCCTCGGCCGCTGACGCGCCGCCCTGGGGGCCGGGGTGGTCATCACGAACCGGTCACGGTGGCCGGTCTGGGTTTGACGCTGGCTGGACGCGGTTCGTACCGTCCTCCTCAGGTCACGAGTGACAGCGCGAAGCCCTGGCTGGCTGTCCGGCAACCCTCCTCCGCGGCGGGGTGCTCCAGGTGACGACCCGGCCGTGCGACCCCGCACGGCAAGAGCGGACCACCTCCGAGGAGACGCCATGACGCCGCCTTCGCTGCGCCGAGGCGCCTGAACGGTGCCACTCCGCCGCGCCCGCCCGCGGCACCCACCTCACGCACGACCCCCCAGGAGAGCCATGTCCAGCACCGATCCCAGCGCCAGCCCCGTCCTGCCCCCCAAGCCGAAGCGCAAGACCCCGGTGGCCGCGATCGCCGTGGCCGCGGTGGTGCTCCTCGCGGTGGTCGGGGTCGGCGCGTGGGTGCTGGGCAGCCGCAGCGGGGGCGGCGACGACACCGCCGCCAGCAGCACCGCCTCCAGCCAGGGCTACCGGTCCGAGGTGAAGATCGGCGTCGCCGACAGCTCGCTGCCCTACTGGAAGACCTACACCGAGCTCGCCAAGAGCCAGCTGGGCGTCACGGTCGACCTCGTCAACTTCTCCGACTACAGCCTGCCCAACCCGGCGCTGAGCCAGGGCGAGGTCGACCTCAACCAGTTCCAGCACATCCAGTACCTGGCCAACTACGACGCCACCGCGAACGACACGATCCAGCCCATCGGCTCGACCGCCGTCTACCCGCTGCCGCTGTACTCGACCACCGTCAAGGACGTCGCGTCGCTGCCCGCTGACGCCGTGGTCGCCATCCCCAACGACGCCATCAACGAGGCCCGTGCGCTCCTGCTGCTGCAGCAGGCCGGGCTGGTGCAGCTGAAGGGCGGCGGGACGGCGTTCTCGAAGACCGCCGACATCACCAGCTCGAAGGTGAAGGTCACCCCGGTCGCGGCCGACCAGACCGCCGGCGCCCTGCAGAGCGGCTCCGCCGTGGCCGCCGTGGTCAACAACAACTTCGCCACCAAGGCCGGGCTCACCGAGCAGCAGATCATCGTCGCCGACGACCCGGCCGCGGCTGCCGCCGCGCCCTACGTCAACATCTTCGCCGCCCGCAAGGCCGACGTCGGTGACAAGACCTACCTCGCCCTCGCGAAGCTCTGGCACGACCCGGCGGTGCAGGCGGTCTTCACGAAGGACTACCCCAGCGCCGTCGTCGTGGACCGCCCGGCCGCCGACCTGCAGGCCGACCTCGCGAAGGTCGAGCAGGACGCGAAGGCCGCGAAGGCCGCCGGCTGACCGTGGCGGCCACGTCCCCCGCGTCGCCAGCACCCGCGGGCCCGCGGCGCACCGGTGACGTCCTCGTCGAGCTCGAGGACGTCACCAAGCGCTTCGAGCGCGGCGGCTCCACCGTCACCGCGGTCGACGGCGTCAGCCTGTCCGTCGCCCGCGGTGAGGTGCTCGCCGTCATCGGCTACTCCGGTGCCGGCAAGTCCACGCTGGTCCGGCTCGTCAACGCCCTCGAGCAGCCCACCTCGGGCAGCGTCCGGGTGGCGGGCCAGGACCTCACCCGCCTCGGTGAGAAGGAGCTGCGCGCCGCCCGGGCGGGCATCGGGATGATCTTCCAGCAGTTCAACCTGCTGAGCTCGCGCACCGTGGCCGGCAACGTCGCGTACCCGCTGAAGGTGGCCGGGGTCGGGAAGGCCGAGCGCGAGAAGCGCACCGCCGAGCTCCTCGACTTCGTCGGGCTCCTGGACCGCGCGCACGCGCATCCCGAGCAGCTCTCCGGCGGGCAGAAGCAGCGCGTGGGCATCGCGCGGGCGCTGGCCACCAACCCGCCGCTGCTCCTGGCCGACGAGGCCACCAGCGCCCTCGACCCGGAGACCACCGAGGAGGTGCTCACCCTGCTGCGGCGGGTGAACACCGAGCTGGGCGTGACCGTCGTGCTCATCACGCACGAGATGGAGGCCGTGCGCCGCGTGGCCGACCGGGTGGCCGTCATGGAGGGCGGCCGCGTGGTGGAGGTGGGGGACGTCTACGACGTCTTCACCGCCCCCCAGACGCCGGCCGCGCAGCGCTTCGTGCGCTCCGCCACCCACGACCGGCCCTCCCCCGAGGCCCTCGCGCGGCTGCGCGAGCACCACCCCGGCCGCCTCGTGACCGTGCGCATCACCGACCGCCCGCGCCTCCAGCAGGTGGTCGACGGCGCCTTCCGCGACGCCGGCGTGAGCGCCGAGCTGGTCTACGGCGGGGTCGGCGAGGTGCGCGAGCGCCGCGCCGGCTCCCTCACCTACGAGCTGACCGGTGACGACGCCGCGGTGCAGCGGGCCCTGGCCGGCCTGCGCGCCGCCGACGTCGTCGTCGACGAGGAGGACTGAGGTGGACTTCTTCGCGGGCTTCCTCGACAGCACCGACGTCTACGTCAGGGCGATCGGGCAGACGCTGCTCATCGTCAGCGTCGCCATGGTCGTGTCGGGGGTCGTCGGGCTGGTGCTCGGGGTGGCGCTCTACGCCACCCGTCCGGGCAACCTGTTCAGCAACCGCCTGGTCTTCGGCGTCATCGGGCTGCTGGTCAACATCATCAGGCCCATCCCGTTCGTCATCTTCCTGCTGGCCGTGGGCCCCCTGCAGCGGCTCGTCATCGGCACGACGCTGGGCACGAACGCGGTGACCTTCGCGATCGCGCTGGCCGCGGGCTTCGCGGTCGCCCGCATCGTCGAGCAGTCCCTCGTGGGCGTGGACCCGGGCGTCGTGGAGGCGGCGCGGTCCATGGGCGCCTCGCGCAGCGCGATCCTCTTCGGGGTCGTCGTCCGCGAGGGCCTCGGGCCGCTGGTGCTGGGCTACACGTTCATCTTCGTGGGGATCGTCGACATGTCGGCGCAGGCCGGCCTGGTCGGCGGCGGCGGTCTCGGCGACTACGCCATCCAGTACGGCTCGCAGCAGTACGACTGGGGCGTCGTCTACGCCGCGCTGGTGGCGATCGTCGCGATCGTCGTCATCGGCCAGTTCCTCGGCAACCGGCTGGCGCGCGCCGTCATGCGGCGCTGAGAGCACGCGCCTCCCGCGAGCGTCGCCTACCCTCTGATGCGGCCGCCCGAGCACGCTGACGGCCCGCCTCGAGAGCGGAGACCTGTGGACGGGCGAGCGGTGTCCACTCAAGACCTGCCGGCGGTGCGGAGCGCCCTGGCCACCACGACGTACCCGCCGGAGGTGGCCTCGGTGCGGGCTGCCCGGCGCTTCGTGGTGGCGGTCCTGTCCTCCAGCGGGCTCGCGCCGCTCGCCGACGACGCCGGCCTGGTGGTCTCCGAGCTCGCGGCGAACGCCGTGCTGCACGCCAGGAGCCCCTTCGACGTCCTCGTCCACCGGCTCGAGGTGGGTGTGCGCGTCAGCGTGCGCGACGCCTCGCCGACGATGCCCGTGCTGGTGGCCCCCAGC
This portion of the Quadrisphaera setariae genome encodes:
- a CDS encoding helix-turn-helix transcriptional regulator, translated to MLLGRQSQKQTLVTALSRGSAGRGGSILLTGSPGSGFTALLDEVVAAAHGLGDPLVLTTTGVEDEAGMPYALLHQVICPLLAELGDDLDLTRRESLEAVVGARAPQEGAVPVALAALGALELLARRRPVLVVVDDAHLADPDSASVLRFLGRRLSRTAACLLVVHPEPVVGAPSAASAEAARTGADAVVVLEPLGARDARAWADREQPWLDPVQRDTVLHLAAGRPRRLADLLHLVDREAVASAPDGGIRTALRGSVLPAVAAARRDLEAVDHRTRRALVALGLLDDPAGAWLVARVAGGEGAGPGVHAPAAADPLTAVLAAVEADPLLVTELRTAWSQHLEEAAAAALAGGPAATRLRAEALRQRALADPAGAPALAAPLEDAARALCAVDAARSSELFALAAEHHREVPARAAAASRAAELALACGRHDRARLLAERAAALTDGAGAAAAAVTSRWSALTALARGDRDAAALHLEHHLGRQVGAPGVDQELLATAAALVMVAGRRTGGCRALEAAASATPALAGPLRSLARLALPWHLAVPDEQRHSLDDALAALAGAGLPVLRLAADAGRLLGRSDEVAAACRSSLPAWPTTGPAAVDVHLALAACALDTGDLTEVRAHVQDARAALRHAPQAEAAVLQAEQLVACLGSTRVPDAAWEDASDLPPTTERAGAVWCRAHRHRLRGDLASAAAELLPLWPADEAPADAGALLNALPTVHALSGSGAAPEVLERTVRQVTAWAEGSGAPLAVSTALVCRAVLVQDPHAQQQLLREAVERGGDGPAGAAPRLALGMLLRRARQAVAAREPLGAALRVFERHGLAAFAELARRELDATAPLRPARPMGSSVLTGQERTVATLAAEGLSNAGIAQSLGISARTVAHHLQHVYAKLGVSGRQELGPRLEER
- a CDS encoding response regulator transcription factor encodes the protein MPAHPRQEVTASAHHWLQLLDAVADGEVRVVFCTSSGSRAVLLSEEELQRLEDDAQRSREVQVVLTPRERDVLLLVERGSSTAGIAEALGVAPGTVVQHLAAARRKYGVRSSGEAASRAREAGDLG
- a CDS encoding MetQ/NlpA family ABC transporter substrate-binding protein, whose translation is MSSTDPSASPVLPPKPKRKTPVAAIAVAAVVLLAVVGVGAWVLGSRSGGGDDTAASSTASSQGYRSEVKIGVADSSLPYWKTYTELAKSQLGVTVDLVNFSDYSLPNPALSQGEVDLNQFQHIQYLANYDATANDTIQPIGSTAVYPLPLYSTTVKDVASLPADAVVAIPNDAINEARALLLLQQAGLVQLKGGGTAFSKTADITSSKVKVTPVAADQTAGALQSGSAVAAVVNNNFATKAGLTEQQIIVADDPAAAAAAPYVNIFAARKADVGDKTYLALAKLWHDPAVQAVFTKDYPSAVVVDRPAADLQADLAKVEQDAKAAKAAG
- a CDS encoding methionine ABC transporter ATP-binding protein, with protein sequence MAATSPASPAPAGPRRTGDVLVELEDVTKRFERGGSTVTAVDGVSLSVARGEVLAVIGYSGAGKSTLVRLVNALEQPTSGSVRVAGQDLTRLGEKELRAARAGIGMIFQQFNLLSSRTVAGNVAYPLKVAGVGKAEREKRTAELLDFVGLLDRAHAHPEQLSGGQKQRVGIARALATNPPLLLADEATSALDPETTEEVLTLLRRVNTELGVTVVLITHEMEAVRRVADRVAVMEGGRVVEVGDVYDVFTAPQTPAAQRFVRSATHDRPSPEALARLREHHPGRLVTVRITDRPRLQQVVDGAFRDAGVSAELVYGGVGEVRERRAGSLTYELTGDDAAVQRALAGLRAADVVVDEED
- a CDS encoding methionine ABC transporter permease is translated as MDFFAGFLDSTDVYVRAIGQTLLIVSVAMVVSGVVGLVLGVALYATRPGNLFSNRLVFGVIGLLVNIIRPIPFVIFLLAVGPLQRLVIGTTLGTNAVTFAIALAAGFAVARIVEQSLVGVDPGVVEAARSMGASRSAILFGVVVREGLGPLVLGYTFIFVGIVDMSAQAGLVGGGGLGDYAIQYGSQQYDWGVVYAALVAIVAIVVIGQFLGNRLARAVMRR